Below is a window of Excalfactoria chinensis isolate bCotChi1 chromosome 9, bCotChi1.hap2, whole genome shotgun sequence DNA.
AATGCCCATTAGTAGTCAGACATTTATGCCATGAAATTTAATAATACATTCCCTTGAACAAAGACTTTATGAACCCCAGCATTCACAATAAGTTATACTCACACTACAGTAAATGAGCTAAGTTTCTCCAGAAACGACAGGAAAACCAACTGATTTCCTCTTTCCTAAATAACTTTTATTGTTCAGTCTCTGTTCCTGTCCTCAGTTTTTCAGCATTGAGGAAAGTTTTTCTCGCTAGTAAAACCAAGGCAAAGTATGTAAGTCATGCATGTATTGGCTTTGGGTCTACAAAAGCACCTTTATAAAACTCACCTGAGTTCAAACATCTTTAGAAGACAAGCAGTAACATCCTATACTTTAAAACAGTAGCCCTCCTCTCTCTTCAGTCAAGAAGCAAAACACCAATTTTGCTTTAAGACTTTGGAAAAAGTagatgattttttccccctatttctcataatttcattttctgagaaaCCCAAACTATCTACTCATTATTTTACTGAGAAACATCATAtgaattatgtttttctctgaCATATAGACCCTGGGGTTTCATTAAATGACTCCAACTCCTGTACAGGCGGAGATGAAAAACTTACAGGCATGATCCAGATGGAAAGGTCATTAACAGAACAAGAGAAATCCATCTGCAAATCTCACTTTGCAAAGGTTTTATGTAACAGTTTTCTCTAACCTAGATGGAATTGAATAACATACAGCATGCTGAAAATCTTCTCATGTTTTCCAAAGCTTGGAATATGGATAAGGGATGAATCATTGTATTGCTTACGGTCTGATAGATGAAAGTGGGAATTTCCAGAACCTATTTATTAAATATGGACACTACTGTGGGTTCTTCAAAATGAAGGCAGATTGCCTAAAGAATGATCTGTTCTGCATTTAGCACAACCCACTTTGGAAATGCACAAGTGAACATAACTGTCTCCTGGAgttcttgaaaaaataaaggaataagcATTCTGCAATTAAATATCATTTGGAAACAGTAAAAGATCACGACAGTGGTAGCATACTGTTTGGTGAACAAAAGAGTTATTCCTTTAGCTATGACTTCTTGAGTAATATTTTCAGCCTCACAGAGCACTATACTGAAGCATTTTGCAAGGCAAAAGATATGTGGAACCAGCAGTAGAACTACCCAGTTAGCCAGGTGATGGAAAGTCCCTGTGGTTTCCATGTGCTTTAATGACTCAAGATTGtagaagttctttactgttaTTATACCAGTTCAAGCAAATCTGCGAGGCTTAGCCAGGGCTTCTTTcttacaataaatattttccctaTATGGCTTGATGCAAGAGACAGATGTTATTGTTTTTGTCTAATTTTGCATGCAGGTTGGACTGAAGGTGCTTTCAGACCTTACACTGAATGTGTAAGCACAGCAATACTGGAAACACAAGATTTTGAGTTACCTGGAGGAATGAATATAGGCTCCTAGTTATGTCCCATTAGCCCAAGGTTCCTAATACCTTGCTTATATTTGCATTCACTCTTAAATTGGTCCCTTAACAAAAAATTGATGACAAGATGCTTTTCAGCAAGTACTAGGAACAAATGCTTGTGGTTGCTTCTTTATAACAGTTTCCTCTAGCTTCTGttggtgaaaaacaaaaccttaagTTTCAAAAGAGCCAAAATTAGGGAACTAAATGAATCATATGATGGAAGACTCATAACTAGATTAATACAATTTTTACAGTGTGTTTTGATAGTTTGTTTAGATTACTTGGTTTTGAACACATATACTTGGTAAGTTGGAAACAACAGAATACTAACACCAAGCAAAAACTACCGAAGAAGAATACATAGGAAATGATCAGAACCTCTTTATTAGGCTGACTGCTTATATTATTATTGAACAAAGAAATAGATCTCTTATTTAAGAATTAAGTTTTGAATACAACAATTCCAAATCTATTGGAAAAAAGGCTGCTATATATTTCTATACATTACAGTATTTATCTGTACAGACAAAAGGTGCTTATTTGAATACAACAGTGTCATTAGATTACAGAACTGGAAGCTAGACAATAAAGCTTTTTGTTTATAGGAAATATAATTACAAGTGCAAAAGGTCCATCTCTCACATTCTCACTGGATCTCTGTAATCCTCTGGCAAGTGggtggtttattttcttccttctaaatACAAAGTTCTAGATTTCACTGCCACACTCCTGTTCGCTGATGGCTGTCACCAATGCTCTCGAAAAACATGAAGTCctaggaaggaaacaaaaagcaaacaaaatcaatCCTTTCAAAACCTAGATCTTGGTTTGTGGTTCTTTTGCAGGTATTCAAAGCAATTCCTCCCCAGAAACCTTAAATGACAAGAAGCAGCTGGGAGTACCTCTCTCCAACCTAATCCCTGAGTCGCTTGTAGAGAAAACTAGGCAtccacaaaaagagaaaaaaagtggtAGAAGACTGAGATCTTCAACCTTATCATTAGCAGAAGGCATGTTTCCTTTGCTTAGGATTTCCATCCTAACTACCTTCAACCTGACTCAATTCTACCTCAAACTGGAGTCTACCATAAAGGTCATTATCTTTACAAAGAGAAGCCCCATATTCTGTGCCTGAAGTCCTTGCTTCTTCATACTCCCTACTGTTCACCTACACCCTTGCACCTGAACACACACGGCTAAGGAAAACCTGGTCCATATGCAGGGATGTAAAAGCTGGTGAGAACTTTCCAAATTCAGATGCTGCAATAAGCCCTTCCTGCCCTTCTGGAGCCCTACCAAAACAGATACAGTGCACTTCTGAAGCAGTACCTGATGCTGAATTGCACAGGTAATTGGAAATACAAGCATGGCAGAGTCAGAATGCTGACTTCTCTGGTCTCACCATCCACATAAACATGCTTGCCTCTCCTTATGAGTCTGTAAAGTTGTCTTTTATGGGGCTTGTTAATCTGATTGTGTATAACGTAGTCAGCACTCCACGTAGCCTAGAATAAGCTTATTATCCAAAATATTCCCTCCAGGGTTAGTTTTACAAACAAGAAATCCACCAAAAGCTCTCAAGCACTTTGAGGAGCCCAGAATCAAAACCTTTATCAGCACAATTGAAACACTGAGATGAAGTCAGTTCATATTCAAATATCAGTAAGCTACAGACTTACGATAAGGAAGCAAGCGCCGAGCAtgacagctttcatttttacatcAAGGTCCATTGGAAATGAGACTCCAAAGTTATCAGTATCTGTAAATGCTTCTTTCAGAAACCCAGACCACTGCTTAGAAATCCTCCCAATATTAGAAGCCTCATCCAAAGTCTTCACCTATTTCaacataaaatttaaaaaagaaattattcaaGAATCCACAAATTCTTTTAATTATAGATCCATCAGAAAGCTTTAAATTCAGTTATTAAATTAATGCAGTCACTGAATGTGACTATTAGTACTGAAAGACAAACCAGACCACCAGAAAGTGAGAGTGAAGTAACACAGGCATCAACTTAATGCTAAATCTGATGGGAATTCAATGTTTCTATGGTGTTGGAAGTCAGCTATTGCATGCAAACATGTACGTgtgcatgtacacacacactGTTGGGAGTGTTGTCTTTTAGCCAGCAGAGTGAATTACTGTATCCTGCCACGCATAAGGAACAGCTCAGgggaaaattaaacaaattacATTCTCCTGTTCCAAAAGAGAGGTTAGCCCTTTCTTAATGTTGTTTCCTAAAGTTACACCCAGTGTTCATAGTTCTGTGAAAGTGTAATCCCCCAAAATAAAATCAGACTAAACTCGCTTCAGCAATTTACAATatcattttaaacaaagtttAATTAGTTTGTCTATTAGTTAATCTGTATGAAAATGCTAATGCATTTATTagtattgtttttaaataatagtTGTAATTCTTCAGTCattcaaatgcatattttagGTCTAAATCATGACTGACTTGCTTAGTGAATGCCTATTAAATGACTGGACAAGTGGTTGTAGAAActcattttattaaaacagctAATACAACTGATAATAACTTTTTTCCCTGTTAGGGACTAACATCATGGATTAATAAAGACTTTGCTACCAAATTTCCATTAAGAGATTTGCATGCAATCCCAAGGAATCAGATTACTGATGTGATTTCTGAAAGTTTGGCAGGCTTTTCCAGAAGGATCTGCCTACTTAGAGAACTTAATTGACTATATTAGCATTAAAAGATTatgctttaattattttgtgtatACCACAGTACAGTTGTCTTGTAATAAGAGAAGCCAACAGACTACTATCAAAATACTGCttgaaaaaaagatatatacaaacaatTCTTAGCATTACATACCTCAAAATTAACATCCTCACAACAACTACAGACGACACAAGGGCCACTAATTTTCAGTACGTCCATTCTTTTTTCATCCTGAATAGTAAACTTAGGCAAGCAGGGATGCCAATTCTGGACAACATAACCTACTGGTGTTCCTGGAGGTGCTTGAACTTCTATCTtcatagagaaaagaaaatccccaAGTGAAGCAGTTTCTTATGCTTTAAGGTGTTCATTAGACAAAAATCCACACTAACATGCATACCAAACACAGCTTATTCTTCTTAAACAACCCAACTTTCCAATGAAGCTGCACTAGGTTTTCGGTAAACAatttcagaaagctgcacaCACATTCCAAAACCAATACACAACTTCTACCTCCATTGAAATCAATGGCATACTCCTGAGGCTACAGAATATATAAGCTATGTGTCTACAGTGGAAAGAAATGCCTAGTGAAGGAAAGACTAAGCATTCTCAAAGTCAAGGCATTATAGGGTGCAGCTACTACACATCTGTCAGTAAGAGCTCTGAGAAGGCTCAGATTTGAGACTCTGTCCATAAACATCACCCCAGATTCATTAATATTGAAGAAGATCTGATCCCTCGTGGTGAGAAGTGACTCACCTCCTGTaagcagcaggggaaaaaacatGACGAACACCTGAGGGGTCTCTCCAGCCTTATCACCTCATGACCCAGATTGTCCATAATCTTCATGGTGAAAGGTCGTGCTGGCCCACAGCAGTTCCTTGTGCAGCAGTCAGTGTCCTCTGCTGCAAAGTACAccctttgtcccattgaattCTTGATTTCATATTTGTTGTTTGATTCCAATCcaataaaaactggaaaaaaaaaaaagtaacagaacAGTTAATTCCTGAGGTGCATCTGCATGAACAACAGATAATACAAACACCAAGCTAACCCTAACCTACTGCTTGGaaaggcctcatctggagtcTATCAGAGGCAGCTCCGGCAGGAGGAGCAGTAGGGAAGGGCCTTTAAGTAGAGCAGCCCAAAAGAAGTTCAAAAGGAACAAGCCACAGTGAACATGGCAACATGGAAAGAGCATGGAGATGTCCATCAGCTCCGCTCCCTCCAGCCATGGGTGCCTGCTGCCAGATCAAGCACCATCATTCCTAGCCCACACAGCAGAAAGTTTCTTAGGTAAAAGCAGAAGGTGTTGTAAAGCAAAAAATTGCTCCAGAGGGCACAATTAGGTTTGGAATGAGAAAGCCACAAAAAGGCCTCATGGTTGAGATTCATATCTAAACAAATGGAAGATGGCAAGAGCCAGGGCTGTAATTTTGATTAGTTTCTTCAACAAAAATACCCTTGAAATATTATGGAAAGCAGATGTAACAGCATTTGGTATCAGCCAAGCTGGgcattccattttatttattctgttcaaaagacactgaaaacatGACTTTCATATTCTTACAGTGAATGGAGTaagggaagcagaaggaaagcacttCAATTCACTAAAAGAACAAGATCACCTGGAAATGAGTTCAGAGCAGCAATCTAGTCTAAGGAATTAGATATAGTGAGAACAGACACAGGATATTTAAAtagggaaaagaggaaagctgAAATCACATGAATAACATGGGAGATTTGTGACTTCATCTATAATCAGCTACAAAGACTACTGAGATAAATAGTACTGCTGTCTATCTTACAGTATACAGAAGCAGTTTAAAATCCTCTGCTAGTCTCCtgtttttgttcccttttctcctccatAAGTTCTGTGGAATTAAGATGATAACAagcaggaaacactgaagtgaCAATCCATTAAGGGACTTTAAAGAAGCTTTGTCAAAGAAGGTCTAAATTTTTACAGTTCTTGGGACTATTAGATTTAAACATTTCTCTTCTATAAAAGCATTTCACTTACTCTCAAGAAGTTCAATTTGCTGATGAATTAATATCTGGTCAATCTGTTTGTggttgaaaaaatgaaacagaataaatagTTAGCAAGTTGCAACTAAGAGATACTTAGTTTCAAGAAgcattgtttttttcatttcagaatgcaGTGTTAATGATTAATATGTTGTTTAGAGATTGATCTCTACCAGCAAAGCTGCACACATGACTCATGTCTGCCTGTCCTGCCCTCTATCTATCAGTTCAGCAGAACAGCGTTACAAGCACCAGAGCAGAGAATGGAAGCTGTACCCAGACTGGTCTGGTTACAGGCATGCAGGTCTAACCTGCCTGTGCTCCTTTCATGACTTGGTGTGTGTGACTCAGTAACACTACAGAGTCTGAAATCCCCACACCAGATGCCTGCATCAGGAATCTGcacagagaagagcaggaaCCACCAGGAGGAAGTTCAaaaattttaaagcagaagctcagcTACCATTTGGCTCTGAGCGAAATGAAGGAAACACCAAGTTTGGCAttggtttattttctgagaaatacGCACAACTATAAACGTCAGCATATGGCCTTTGTATCTGCTCCCAGTGATAAGATACACTACACTTTCACAAAGGGTGTTTCCTGTAATATACACTGCAACATGGGagcaattttcattttgttatgaaCATTTTCTAAGTTCATTAAGTTTGACTAGAGGCACTAAGAAAGCATCAGGTAACGAAGCAAGCCCATACACTGTGCTACAGGTACATGCATACATAAATATGTAATGCATCTTGACAAACTGCATTACATCTAACAAACAGTAGCTTCAGAAATGGGAAAGAtatgcagctgctctgtgcccgCTGTCCATTAGCATCACACTTGGCAGGAGAGGGTATCGCCCAAAGTGCTCTGGCCATAACCGGCACGTCCACACTCAAATGTGCATCACTCACATTACAAGAGGCCTCACAAAGCAGCCCAAAAGCAGCAACTCATGCAGCTGCAATAAAGACAGGTGTGTTTTCTAGCTTTCTCCCAGATGCAGGCTGCTTCTCAGGTGACCACCTGTTCCCTGGAGAAGAATGAAGAGTGCAGGTACCTGTGTGAGATATTCCAGTCCAGGAGGGCAgttgggaagaggaggagggacaGGCATCCAGATGGCTCCAGGAGGCTGGTTCTGGATGGGTGGCACAGCAACTCCGGATGGGTTTCCCATGGACTGTGCCTGGAAAGCATAgggccctgctgcaggagtgcctgaAGAGAAAGAATAGATGCAGTTTGGGAACTGAGGTCTTGAAAAAAGAATTGCATCATGgatcttcaaaagaaaaaaagaaacgaCATGTACATCATTTGTAACTACGCAGATTCTCATACCTACAACGTATTTCAGTTAGGGATATCGCAGATTAGGAAGGAACAGATTAGGACGTTCTAATCTCAccagacaaaacaaaacgaaataAACAAAGGCGTCTCTCTTGAGCATAGCAGAAATACTATTCACACGGAGACAGGGAGCCCTTCTGTCGTGCGGCGCCGCGCCGCCAGGTGGCGTCAGCAGCCCTGTGCCGGGAGGGCGCTGCCGTCTgttacagcagctgctgcccctgTTTAACGCCGTCCTGACGGGTTGATGACAGCTCCGGTCCGATGCACCGTTCTGTATTTTGCTCAGAAGCCCGCAGGAGTTTGCAAGGAGAAACCAGCATGAGTACTTTCGTAGAAAGTCTGAAGATAGCTGGTTCCAGAGATGCTGACTCATAGACCTCGTGGTTACCCTTAGCACCATGCTGTGTTATAAAACACGGACTGCTTCACGTGAAAGATGATGCTGCGGCTATAAACCATGCAGCGCATGCAGGCGCTGCCCACCGCAGATAAGGACCCAccctcctgcagagctgatggCTATCAGTGTGTGTTAACACGGGCAGTGTTCAGATAAAACAGTCACTCCCTGGCCTTTGGAGCACGTGTTCATTCCTTGAAGGCTGTGTACTCACAGAACTCGAATTTCCTCGCTGAAAGACGTGCAGGATTTAATGTACACGCAGCACAGAAACTTAAGCCAAACACTTTGCtctttataaataatttatgcCTGGAGCCTGTTAGATACTGTTCAGTGTGATCCGGCTCTTTGGAAAGCGGTTCTGTGATAAGCTATTTGTGAGTGCTCTGTTCTGAATGGGGAGCAGAAAACGAGattaaaaaagaggaaacaaatggaAGGTAAAACCACATGCAAAGTACAGCAAcgggaaaggaaacagaaacaggatCTGTGCAAACGACAGAACTGTGAGAGGTGAACAGCCCTTCAGTTTTGGATcaccagagaaaaagaaactggagGACTGACATGGCACTTAATAATAATCAGATAATCAGCAGGAAGCTGCCACGCATTAATTGCGTTGCATCAGTAACACTTCCCTAACAAACTCAACCCCAGTGAGAAACAGTTGCAGACTTCCTCcactgctggcagtgctcagcacacaCAAACACGTAACACTGAGAAGGAAAGAGTATGAGCTGAACAGATATTAACAGAAACGTTGCAGAATTAATACAGAACTGTAAATCACAGATGGCTGCCCTGATGAAACCTCGTGCTTCCCATTCACACCTCCTAAACAAACAGCAGATCTATAGCCAGGCAACCTACCATAGTAGCTCCCAGCTGCATACTGCGGGTGGCCATAGGGGGCCTGGTTCCCTGGTGCATAGCCAGTATCGGAGAATCCAGGTGGTGGCGGGTTATGTGCTGTAAGAATGCAACATACGCTTTTAGTACTGCTCTCATTTATCTCCTCTCACACACAGTGGGGTAAAGATCCCCAACACTACCTTCTTTTGTCAGAGTAGGCGTACAGAAATTAAGCTGATGTTTCCTGAACAGCAAAAACCACATAAGGAGCTTGTATTGTATCTACATAAAACATATGCATTAAAGTGCAGCATAATCTAAAGGAGTTTCAAGATGCTTCAAGATTTGGAAACATGTTTTGTAAATTATTAAATTTTAATGTTTGAATTCAAAACATTCAGACATCTTTCCTAAAATTACCAGGCAAATTTACATCTAAACTAACATTGCTTggatacttaagaaagaatgTTATCTGTATTATAGCACAAGACAACACTGGCCTGTTTTACTCACCTTGCATTGCGGTGGATCTGCTTGTAACTGTTCTGCAAAacaacatatttatttattggcttTTGAATATACAACTTCACACCAAGGTCACTCACCATTCGCTATTAATTAGCAATATAAGATATCTGAATGTCTAAATTACATGGGACTGCTGAATCAGAAATAGAGGCTAAAAGAACTGAATATCTCAGCTTCCTCCTGGGCCAGGCCTCCCCCACAAAGTAACACTTCACTGCCTGTGCCTGCTGCACTCCTGCTTTGTGCATCCTGAAACCATGCTCAATTTGTTGGAAAGCATCAGTTATTCCATTGCAACACAGGATGACATTGTGCAACTATCCAGAGTCATCGCGCAATTCATATGAACGAGTATAACGGTAATTTCACAGCAATTAGTTTAGTTATCAATGCATGCAATAAAACCTGCTTGAGTCATTCAGGTTAATCCTGAAGCATCTGCGATGCCACACTGCCACCTAATCAGTCTCTGTGCTATTTCACTTTTCATGTGGCACTTCCAGATATCACATATGCAGTATTAGTCTTTATGTATAATAAAAGGTGGGCTTGCACAGGTGAGTGAGCATCCACAGCACACTGCCAGCAGCAAAAGGGccagctgtttgcttttttctattGTTCTAGGGTCTCCAAAAGGAGttgaacaaacaaaataatgcagtaAAACCTAGGCATATATTTATGTTACAGTTCATCCAGCTAGTTCAGTTCAGCAGAGACGCTCACACAAAACTGGGAATTTCCCAGTTATTTCCCATTTCTCATTCACACGGCAAAAGCTGGTATTATAAGAGGATGCTGAATGGCTGTAGGGTGATGTGGCATCCAGCTCACTCCCCAGCTTACACACAACATCCTCTTTGCTtaataaattagttttaaaagtGATCTTCTCtatatcctttttcttctctactaGCATACACTGCTAACCATgctattttgtgtattttaattgGATTCTAGTCCAGTATGTGCATAGATTTTTTTATAAAAAGTAATCTAAAAAAATGCATCTTCCtcaaaaatacaagaaaaataatgcattaaaaCTACGTATCCTTGTTCTTGCTGTTGAGAATTTGGTGTGTCATGTTTAATAACAGCATATTTTAATATAGTCATATAAAACTTCCACCTTGTGGGAATGCACAAATTCAAgatgatttaaatatatatatgaatggATCCCTTGCAAGTTTCAGTGTGTCAGCTCACACCCTGAGATGTTCTGCATACCTGAACTTCTGCAAAGTACTAAGAACTACAACTGAACCCTGCAGTAAAGGTTGAGCAGAGGCAGAATCATATGATGTATTCAACAAAAAGCCTTCATAGCAGTCCAGAATATCTTCTCTCCCTACAGCCCTTCTGTGTGACCGATGATTCAGAAATACTGAGCTGGGCTCTCCAGCTAGCAATGACTCTACAAAATTCACCTCCCATTTCATCAGACACGACACTAACACTGACATCACTTCTTTCACTAACATcctttttctattgctttttaTCCAGACTCCTTCTACCACCTGTGATTCACAGGTGCCGTGTCACAGCACTGCCAGTCACACCTTGCTTTGCATCCGTGTGATTTCATCGATGGTGAAATAATGTAAAATTCTGAAGAACCAAAGGAACAAGGAACAAAATCTCACTTTTCTTAATGCTGTTACACAATAGATTGTTCAGCCATTCTCATATGCACGGGGAAATTCCCACCTGGCAGCAATGTAGCAATAAACAGACCTGTTGCTTTTAACCTTCCTAACCCAAGTTATGCCAGGATTGTAAGGGTCCTTCAGACGCCATGCTGGGTGCCACAAGGCCCCACTGATAGCACATGCCTGTGGAAAGGAGGGGACCTGGCTGGGGCTCCGGGTCTGCCCCACACTAGAGCTATTTGGGGCCAGGGCTGGGAACAAGACCATGTGTCCGGAAGACCTCTTCCGTTCTGGTCAAGCACTGCCCTTTCCTGGCTGAGATTCCCATAGGAGTTCATAGCTCTGGGCTCACAGGGGATATAAATATCCTCCCCTGCTAGAGGAGAGACATCTCAGGGTTCAGTTTACccagggaaaagcagaagggatTTTGCTGGCAGGTTCCAGTAACAACACTTATGAAATGGTTCCTGGATCACTAGGCAACCTGTTGTTTCCAGGCAGAGCCAGCCCTGCCACTAAGCAAAGGTGGAAGGGAACAGGATCTGTGCCCTCAGGAGAGAAAGTGACCTGGCCC
It encodes the following:
- the PLSCR1 gene encoding phospholipid scramblase 1 is translated as MQAHNPPPPGFSDTGYAPGNQAPYGHPQYAAGSYYGTPAAGPYAFQAQSMGNPSGVAVPPIQNQPPGAIWMPVPPPLPNCPPGLEYLTQIDQILIHQQIELLEIFIGLESNNKYEIKNSMGQRVYFAAEDTDCCTRNCCGPARPFTMKIMDNLGHEVIRLERPLRCSSCFFPCCLQEIEVQAPPGTPVGYVVQNWHPCLPKFTIQDEKRMDVLKISGPCVVCSCCEDVNFEVKTLDEASNIGRISKQWSGFLKEAFTDTDNFGVSFPMDLDVKMKAVMLGACFLIDFMFFESIGDSHQRTGVWQ